GAATTTGAATTCACTGACACGGCCACCATACATTACAAGACACAACACTATGTCAATACTGataataatttgattttaaaagtaATAGTTGAATATAACCATGTGTCACTGTTGTGTTGGTGTCGGACACCACACATGCCTTTTATGTGAAGTATCATATTTTTCattatattattttctatttaaagTGATATCAAATAAGCTCGTTCACTATCTCAGGCATTTGTTTTAACCTTAACTGTGAAATGGGTCTCTTGTATCAGGTAGTTGTCTTCATTTGTGGTTTTATTCATTATATAGTTCATTCACATGACAAGCATTCCAACATTCAATCCTGGAATTTAGTATGTAAGtagcaaataattattttttatcagaTAATTAAAATTGATAGTACCTATTTGCTGTGACTATTTGACAACTTTTTCTAAACCTTTGTGCTATGTGGTAATCACCAATACAGGGAAGAAAGTGAATGGTGGATGCTTCCTTCTGATCTATTCCTCTGCAAAATAATTCAAGCTCGTCTTATTGATTGTCATATGGCTAACTAGGAAATACAAGATCTTTCATTGTATAACAGTGACACTATTGTCTTTTGTAATAGTGGCGGATATCTCAGCATAAATTGCTCAAACTTCTTGGTCTTTCGTTTGTCTTATCAGATATTTAAAATTATGATTATACATGCAAATATTCAATTCAATCTCATTTTTTATAAGTTATGAGCTTTATCTATCAGATAGGTGAATGTGGTCTGTGTGATATtgacaaaatataaaaaattaggtataacaaaattaaagaaaaaaaggtGAAACTGATCTATCCATAAAAAAATTACAGGACATATTACATTGGGCCAAATACGAAACCGATGTAAAAACCCACATTTTACATCGGGTTATCATGGAAACCGAtataaaaacatacattttaCATCGGACTATTACGAACTCGAAGTTAAATATCGcacatatattttaaaaaaaatattggatTTTGTTTCACATCAGATGTAATTTTAACCGATGTGATATCATGATTTTTCACATCGACTTGttgcccgatgtaaaatgtcctGGATTTATTACATCGCCTGAATTTACATCGGATCCAGACCcgatgtaaaatatatttttcgcccgatgtaaaaagtgtTTTCTGCACTAGTTGATCAAGTTACAAACACGCTACTATTTATATTTATGCAATGTTCAATATTCTTTGATGTGAAAAAATATATTCGAAAAATTCCAAATCTCatgcttgaaaaatatttatataaaatgatACATTTCACAATAGAAATAGGTTTGTTGAGATGAGTTAAACCAATTGTTAAAACTAATATGTACATTTTATTTAAAGTTTGCTTATGTCAATAATTTTAATATTGGATTAGTTTATAAAGAAGTTAGTCCTCGCTTTAATTGGACTTCGGTTATGTTGAGATTCTCTCACAAATTAATCGGTTCTTAAATATtaagtttaaaaaatttatagaTTGATGACTATTCAACCATGCATGCATTCCAAATTTTGAACTTGAACTACGCCTATTAATATATTTAGTCATTTCATATTTTATTAACCTATAGCCTACGCATAATAATATTTAGCTCAAAATCAAAgatacaactttttaaaaaatacacAGCATATAGCGACTGTTTGGTTCTTTATTCTCAAACGTCTTCACTGGGCAAACTCAATTTTCTGTTTTACGATGTTTGGGTAAATTGAAAGCACAACCATCACAAGTAGTATAGTCCAATTCACTTCAACACAAAAGTTGCAATTGAACGTGCTATTTGATTGCAACCACTTAAGCAACCCATACATAATCTCAAGTCTCAACCTTGAATGTGTGTCATAAGAATCTATAATCTAATATTAGGAAAGCTCATGTCTCACCAGACTTTATTTAAAATATACAAGACGACTAAATTTTTTTCGTAAGATTAgctaaaaaaaaaactagtttgTATCTCAATCACTTTGTCTTGTGGATCTCAAAACTCTTCAATTCTTGATAAGTTGTCATCTATCGGCTAGACGTCTAATGAACTATGTTACATTctcaagtaaatatatatatttaatggaTCGCCTTAACTTAAGGGGAAGAGCTTTGGGGCCTTTAAGGCGCCGTATTCACTATGTCTTTGAGTCTATTTCTCTTTACATTACAcacattttcatctttttcaaaaaaattataatttcttgTTGGTGTAATTGCACATTCAGTATTTACTATTAGCTTGTTGTGGGCCTTGAGTTGGACTTTAACTAGTTGGACCAATATGAATTTAGTATATATTACAATTTTGTCTTGTAATTAGTAACAGAGTAGAATCATTCTTGTAACCGTTTTCAATTGAGTAGAAAAATTTGTTACactttaatttctctctcttcttccatCTTTACCTTGCTCTGCTGTGCACCAACAATTGCTAATTAGAGCTCCTGTTCAGATCCACGGGAAGGAAAACACGAGTGTACGTGAGGTGTGTGATTGTTTTGATTTCAGATTCATTCAATTCACAATGAATTGAAGATCAGAATCGTAGCAGAATCACATTTCTTGATTTCGACGGACCGGGATACACGAGTGTTTGGTGAGATTTAAGTGATTTCTTACAAAATATCAAAGATGAACAGTGGAAACTGtggtttaaaaataaaacttctGGTGTTTAATAGAATGAATTGGAGTAGGTGGATGATTCAGATGCGTGTGTTGTTTGACACTCAAGATGTGTTTGATCCTGTCTACGAGGGTTACATGTCATTTGTTGCGGATGCAACTGAAGCACAAAGAAACGCGCAACGAGAAACAAATAAGAAGGATCATAAAGCGTTGTTCTACATCCATTAATGCGTGGgtgtgaatgtgtttgaaaagATCTTTGATTCGACGACGATGAAGGCTACATGGGACACACTGGTACGGTGCTATGGCCGTGAcgcatcagtgaagaaggtgaagcttccgAGTCTACGTAAGTAGTGTGAGAATCTCATTAAgaagaacaatgagaaggtaCTTGATTACATCTCCagagtgattttgatcactaatgagatgaaaacTTGTGGAGAAACTCTCTCAGAACAAATGATTATTGAGAAGGTACCGagatcacttactcctcaatttgattacattgttgtagCTATTAAACAATCTAAGGATTTGAGCACCATGAGAATTGAAGAGCTGCAAAGCAGTCTAGAAGCACAAGATTTGTGTCTAACTGAGAGAACCTCTGTGAGAGAGGTCGAGAAGGCTCTaaaagcttcttttgtcaagaaggaccagaagcaatCTTGGTTGAAGTCAAGAAATTATATGGTGGTTCTCAAAAGTTAGAAGCCTCCTACTCTGATGGGAAGAAACATCAGAAGGCAAAGGAGAAGCTTGATAAAAGAATGGTTCAATTTTACTGGTGTAATAGGTTTGACCACTTTGCTAAGGAATGTTAGTCAAATAAGGAAAGGAAGTCAGAAGAAACAAACATAGCCAAAGGAGAATCGGATGAGGAACCTGTGCTATAGATAGCTTATGAATCTGACGAGGAGCCTGTACGAGTAACATTTTCTGATTCTGAAGGAGACTTTGAATATGAGTCTGAGTCAGAAGTTATCTCTGAATCTAAAGTCAAGTCTGATTTTGGAgatgagtcagaatcagaagatgactcTGAAGTTAAAGTCAACAGATACATCATTGTGATGAAGTTAGAAGCATGGTATTGGAGAAAATCTCAATCCAACTCTGGTGTAGTGTTAAAACCTGAGGTAACTTTTGAAGATGTTTCAGAATCTGAATATTATGAAGAGGAATTAGAGTTAAAAGGAGACTTTGAAGACGGGTCAGAGTCAAAagatgattctgattctgaacatGAATCAGTGTTTGAAAGAGACTTTGAAGGTGAATCTGACGGAGACTTTGGAAGTTATCCAGACTCTGAAGGTGATCCAGAATCTGAAGGTGGTCCAGACTCCATAGGTCAAACTTCTGAAGGTGGTAATTATGAAGATGGTGTTTTTGGAGGAGGTCCAGAAGCTGACACTGTTCCAAGTTCTGAAGAAGATTCAGAACATGTTCAGAGACCACAAAGAATGAGACAAATACCCAGAAGGTTTGTAGAGTTCGAAATGTTACGAGATACTAAGAAAGACTCTGAAGGTGAATGGGAGCCTTCCTTCAGCTTTCAGCTTTGCTTAAGTATTTTGACTTGAGTAGCATAAGCAGCTTGAGTAGCATTTGCAGCCTAGGCATTCGCTATTTCAGCATTCACAACCTTTCTTCTTAAATCTTAATCTTCTTTTATAGTATTcaaagaaagagacgttgggaGGATAGAAGATTCCTTTCCAGAGCCATTGGTTACGTTCCAACTGATAGTTTCAAGCGTAGATGTTGGATAGTACAACACGTTACTTCCTTAGCCCGTAGCTTGGAACTTTATCATGATAGCATGGAAGACAACTTCTGAATAGTACGAACGTCTTGGTAATGGTGGATTTGTTCAAGCATACCGTTGTACTGAAATCTTTTTGAGAAagtttcttgatcttatcttTTTGAAATAACCTTGTAAATTGTGGTGCAAGACGCGGTCGGCCTCATATCCTTCATAGAAATTGCTTCATGACTTTTAGGAATCAAAGTTACTAATGAACAATTCAAGCAGAATAAAGATAATTTTTCTCAAAGAAATCAAATATGGCTTCTACGAAGTCCTTCTTAATGATATTCCAAGCCGTCTTGAAAATTTTAGAGTTGAATCCATTTATGCCTGGGGATTTCGTTTCACCAATGCTCTTGAGCGCCTGCCGCACTTCCTCTTTATTTATAGGTTTGATAAACCCTTGTTTACTAATCTCCTACAGCTGGCTACCTCTTCTAAGAACTTCAAAATCCACGTACTTGAGCCTATTTGAAGAAATTCCAACCAGTGCTAGGCACACCCTTTTGTTTTGGGAAGGAATTTTCCTAGTTTTGTGGGAAGACCCACTAATAGCAAGATGTGATTACGACATTGCAGACTTTTCCTTGGAGCATGGGTCCCCTCTATGTGACGGCTGACGCGCGTCTAAGATGTGACTACTCTTATCAAATGGTTATTTCTTAGAAACTGCGTTAAGTGATTGGGTCAAGCAGTTTTGGTGTCTGAGCTTATTTGTTTTAAGGAAACATCAATCCCCTTGATTTTAGAACTCACTGAATATCTAGGCGCATTATTTGATAAAGATTTCCCTTGACCATAACTGACTCTTTTGTTGCATTTTTTCCTTTGCACCACCAGCCAATCATCATGACTGCATTTTTCTCCAAAATATTTTGCTATAATTTTGGCACTATAATCGCCCACTTCCTAATGTAGTTCCATTAGCCTTTGCTCATGGACAACATTTGCTTGGAAGACCTCTTGGTTGCGCCACCGTAGGAACGATCGACTTCATTAGATTATTGGGTGTATTATGGAAATCACGTGTGTGATGTCCATAATAGACACATCTGGAGTAAATAATGTGAAGACCTTCATAGTGAACCTTGTATAAATGGCCAGTAACATTAACCTTTCTGATAACCGATAAGGTCATATAGATTCCATGTAAATTCTCGCAAACCTTCCCCTATCTACATTTAGGGTGTTAAAATCTACCTTAACAGGAGTGCCGATAAAATATGTCAAACCAAGAATGACACTTTCATCATAATACAATAAGTTAAGTCCTGGAAAATGGAAATCGATCTAAACCAAAGTGTTCTCCACCTTTGAAAGAGGAGATGCAATGTATAGAGTCCATCGAGCCACTACCAAATAATGGTCAAACAATATCCACGGGCCTTCTAACACAATTTTCTCCTTACTTGCGAGTAGTTCAAACTTGACCATAAAGAAACCATTGTTAACGTCTATGATCTCAAAACCTCTGGTAAGTTTTCATTTCTTCTTCAACATATCCTTCATGATCAAACGATAGTTCGCATTCTTTCCAAGAAGTTTTATGACTAGCTCTTCCTTCCAAGAATTGCATATTTCTTCAAAAAGCTTCTCATCCATCGTGACATTTGGTAGCAATCAATTTTTTCTTTCTAGAGAGACTTTTATAGTCCATTTTCAATTAGGTCCATTATCTCATTCACATAGTGACTCCTTGTCTTTCAGTGAGAATATCCCAGAATGGCGGTCTAGGAGACTTAGATGCACCTTTATCTGGTGACTTGACCGGTGTCGATGGTGTGGCAGCAGGGAAAACAAAAGTTCCATGCAAAAACTTCTCCACTAtttaagttattgttgttatattacTAGTAGATACGTTCTAGTACTAATATATTATTCCCTCAGattctatttataagaaaaaaagtatttttaagatacattaaataattaatgtatttagacAATATATTAGCCATATACATTGTCttttcaatgaacctaaaaaagtaaagtttttcttataaataagaccAAAGCTAtcctaaattattatttttattattactaatattattaaaaaatattattcattttaattaaatattattattaataattaaaataatttggtGATTGTGGCAATGACTAATCACCCCTATCACAAAAATTACATTAAACCAAAACTAATTTTGTGTGGTGAAATATCAAAATTGGCCCCAATTTATTATGTATGAAAAAAAAGCAAAAGGGGCTATTCAATAATTTTGGTACTATGAGGTTATATAAAACGAAAGTGCACACGTTCGGACCCGTGCGGAAATAAAAACCGCTACAGTAAATTAAACCCGCAAAAACCCTAAAATACAAAATCTAACCCTTAACAATGGCGGTAATAACACGGAAACAACTACGCAGGATGACTGAAGCCACGGCGGAGTCAATAAACACGATTCTCCCAGAGGAACTAATAATCGAAATCCTTACCAGAATTGATTTAACTGATCCTTTGCAACTAAGATGCGTTTGCAAATGGTGGAAATCGATGGTGGTTGATCCTCAATTCGTGGAGAGTTACTTGCACAGATCGTTCAGTGATATCATTGATCTAACTTCGACGGCTATGGAGCACGTGGAATCGTTTGGATCGCATGATTTTTATGCGCCGAACGATGttcaagatgatgatgatgatgatggtggtggTGAGGAGGAGGACGAGGATGACGAAGAAGCGGCGGAGTTGTTGGTGAACAAGGCGGCGCAGTTGGATGATCTATTGGTGATGCTTCAGActatgaaaagtaatttgaacaCTATGAAAGTTGACATGATAGGTTTGAAGAAAAGAATGAAGAGTTTCGAAAGTTTTCTGAAAGTTTATCTGAAGTCagcaccatcttcatcttctagcgtctgattttggttttctttcttccTGTTTTTTTTCTGAAATGTTGCAACTGATGACTAGTTTGATTATCTTATATGGTTGCTTCATTTTGCTTTAAGCTACTTTTTTAATGCTGAGGTTTGTGCTCAGATATTGTTCTTCTTTGGATGATATTGTAAAGGAATGGATTATTCATTAGTGAGTTGAAGCCAACTATTGCATCTTTCACCTTACACCTTTATAGAGATAAATGAATTTTatctttaataaatttttaatttaaaaatatttaataatataaattaaattttaaagaatTTATGTGAATTGGGTATATTTGAAAAGGGCCGTTTAGGTTTGCATAATGGATATAATAAAGAAGAATTAATCTTTTTTACAATTGGGTTTAAGAAATGAGTATGTAAACCCCAATGCTTTGTTTCTCCTGCTTTATGTCATTGATGGTGTTATCGTTATCGATAAACCTATCAACTATCTTTTTGCTATTAGTATTTACAAACCTATCAACTATCTTTTTGCTATTAGTATTTACAAGAGTGATGTCCTTAGAGgtatttctttgatttttgtctttttttttttctctccatATTGGCCTTTATCGTCTGCtttttggttttgttgttttttcaGCTTTGTTCCATTGCATGTCACTATCTTTATGATTATTTTGCTGAGATTGATGATGAGGATCCATTTTATGCTTGGTGTTAGGACCCATATATGattgcttcttttttcttcaaGCTACTTATACTAATGTTATGGCTTATGTTATGGCTTGTATTTAGATATTGTTCTTCCTCGAAGATTGTAAAAGAATGGATTAGTTAGTTGAAACTTGAATGTCAACCATTGCTTCTTTGGCCTCATAACTTTTTAGAGACAAATGAATTTATCATTAATATAATGTTAATTTTTAGAATATGATAAtggtaaatttaattttatagattaaattttaaaaatttgtctATACACTTCAAAAATCATTCTTCACTAGGTGCAAGATAAAGTGGTGTGGTCACGTTTCTAATGTCGCGACACCACCTTCCCTAAATCATTTTTGGGTTGTTTCAAGGAACCTCATCGCCTATGGAAGCTCTTCTTCTAGTTTAAAGATTGATTCATTagatttggttgttgttgttattctCACATTGCGCTTTGTTGGCGGttgtttcttgattttcatattcGTTTCTTTCCACATCAGTTGAGATTTGTAGTTTTTAAGGCGTTTGAATCTCCACCACCCCATCAGTGGTTCCATGGTGGTTAAGCGTTTGGATTTTGGCCAATTTCTCCCACCCAGACAATGGTTTTTGTGGTGATTAAAGACCTTTTCACGGATGTGTTAAAGACCTCTTCACCTCCCACCCAATTTCTCCTTCCCTAAATCACAGGGGTTGCTATTATGCATTATGCGAATTTGTTAGTGTTTGTGATCGATTTGTTCAACCTTCCTTAAAAGATGGGATTGTTTAGAATGCTTCCGAATTTTTACACATTGTTCTTACCATATGGTTTCAAGCCATGCGATGGATTTGCAAGGTTATGCCTATGTGTGTATCTATTTGCTACATGATGTTTTGCATTACCTGTTTAGGACTACTATTTAATTGTTGAGTCAGGTTTATGTCCCTCATTTCTTTTatactttattatttattatattttccctAGCTAAAATTAATCTTCAATATAGTTTTTTAGTTCCTACCTTTTACAAAggttcactactacaaaaaaagaCATTTAACAACGATTGAGaaacatatataatcacacagGACCAGTCGTTGTTATGTAGCGTGTGGTAGTATATGCGACACTTTCAATCACGGACCAGTGACTGTCGTAGTAAACAGGAAAGCACACACTCTTTAACAACAGTTATTCCTAATAATTGTTGtgatattatatgtgaataaatgTCAATCGTATCATACCAGAATCAACACTACACCATGTTTGAGTTATTGTCAAAACTTGTATTATAAGTACACAATAAATTTGAACAACTCGAGGTATGTAATCTTTCCAACTTCCAAAGAGAATAGAAAGCGTATAAAATTAAAGAAACAATAATGAGCATATTTGATTTTTAAACTTCCAAGAGAAGAGGATGAAGAATCATAAGGAACAATATAAAAGCGGaagaaccaaaacacaaaaacaaattcaTTCAAAAGAATAAGCATGCGTTATCACGCTCAAGCTACCAACAATACTGAGAATCCAAATGATGTTGCAGAGGATGTTGTGGTGTACCACGCGGAAGGTGACACCCCTTCCCAAGGAGGGTCCATCACTCTTGGGAACGCGTTtacatttgaaattttaatatatcctatgaaggaaagggaaaaaatataaataaaccctAATGATGTGTAGGTGCAGAGCACCTGAGAGATTGAGGATTGGAAGCCTTTTATTTATGTTTGTGCTATGAGTTGTATTTCTCGTTTTTTATTGAGAAAGTTTCTCCGTTGTGTAAGGAAAAGAGTGAGGATTGTTAAAAAGGGTGAGGGACCTAAACTGGTTTTTTTTAGTGCGCTCGCAAATATTCTTGCAAATCTCAGCCTACATATCCCTTGAGGTAGTCAGAGCAtctgtagttcggggaactataGGCAATTATGCTTTGAGTGCTCGTCGAGGATAGACCTCGTACCTACATATTCTCCAAGGAAATTTGTGAAATCAGAGCAGTCGTAGTTATGTCCGTGTATTGGTGATGTTTTATTTGTGTCTTGTTCAAAGCCTAAGATTGAAGctaaactttatttttggtaagAGGAAGAGACAAATTATCATCTTAGCAGGGGAAATATCTCACCTAtttcaccacaaacattttgagaGAAAAAAAGTGTTCTTTGCATAATAAGAGAGGGACGTTAACCCGAGTTTACAagtgataagtgtcaaaatgtacttattttgtatatatgttttgtggcacttatcgagacttttgttgatattcgttgaataataaatacgtatactttgtgaatagttgtattttcatatacttttataccttttgatagtttttgtatctttttgtaggtattcttgtgtatttggagcatgagcagtaaagtgtcgaagacacggcttcaaacgcgcgattttgagcaacagaaccaactcatcaacgaataaggctcaaaatcaaagaatacaaaatcatcaatttggttgatattttatcattgttagataggaaattaaaTAAGCTTTTAAACTCTTCGAACcgagcgcaaatcggagttacggttctcaagttatggccaaaacactAAAGCTGATTTTTTCAAGACAGCACAGAGCGCGTTGTGCGAGTTTCAAAGTGTTTAAATAGGTGAAAAACAGAttatttaggttatgttttgggtatttttgaaccccaactcataaTAGGACATTTTTTGGtagaaaaatagattttttggtAGATAAATAggtgaaaaatagattttttgcATACGGATGATGCGAAGTCGAACttctcatcaatcggagctgacaacccgtgagatgtttggttcttattccttcttctttgtgtatttctcttttgttgggttttgtttgtaagtttactctaaacacatggatgtttgttactctttctattagttgtataaagtttgcttttcaaatcttaatcggtgtttccttgatctttttgcttaaatgctttggatttgtgttgttgtagaaatagacatcttgaatcttgattagggggatatctgttagctttacattctagagataggattggagttaacatccacataatatttaAGTTTAATGCCTCTGTTTTGTTCGaccggttgagacatcgtcgaaagagcaatatagttgaactctcgtcggtgttgcagaaatggacattgatgtgagagatATGGGGTAATTCTGATGATTATTGTAGATTGAgtgcggcggagtgataaatctaagtttgtgaggagtagtttagaatcaaaccagataagttattctctatcaagaatgtattctttttatgtttatatgttatatttttcatGTTTACATAAAACTCAtttaatccaaactcataacaaaggatccgtcgaacggcaattcagtagcactaatctctgtggacacgataatttcccggataaatatttccaaaacttttgttgcttaccGCTTtatcgcttcaacaaaatggcgccattGACGGGGATTGTtgtttttattgaatttgcattgcgatagtttctttgtttttgagttttatcAATATCGTATATTTGTGAATTCCCTAATACTTGTATATTTTTGTATAGTGGATTATATAGAtacatgttttaattttgtttggtggacttattaaacaagttgaactcggatagttctttaatttcaaatcttcacttttccaCTTGTTTAGTTAATTTCACCAAACTTTTATGAAAATCGTGTTTTTTCTTATCGTTACGTGTTTGTTAATACATGTTGTTTACGTATTGTTGTATATTATTGTTTCGTAACATTTGTTCAAGTGCGTGGTTAGgacattttctttaggttgcgttgagGCGAGAGCATTGGCGTGACGTGGAGGAAGTTACTACCCGAGCACAATAatggcgtcgagctaacgacgtaaaacaagcgcttattgggaggcaccccaacggttgtaaattctgtttaatttttttgtaaatgagttgtgtaggtgagAAGTGGAGAGTGGCTGGGACTGCATTGTTGTTGTACTGGTTTTTACCCAACTAGTATAGCACGCTTCACGCGCTAACCCACGCGTCACGCGCCTTGTAACTTTTGGCCAGTGAactctttttaatggttcactcggctcgccttttttccacttacaccaaggctttatagtatagtattttatagttttattttttaattcttttgctgttgcttagactcaaattttggctcgattacttggagtcgcatttggtaattctccaattCTTTTGTATGTatcaaggtactcgtttatcgctttctatagcataacatgtttatgagactcttcatttgtacaaatttcatattactcattctttttgcataacttgctcatgacttaaatcacaattaattttccctttttaccataaatgtgaggtggctttccattgtgtatatatgcaagagaccgacatttcttgttttaactggatattattatgtttaatctttcgtttgtgttggttttgtgaatgcacgaaagtgatcaaggcacttgtttgattttgagcacagctaccatagccaaatatcaattcaTCCTCTGAGTGTGTGAGCATTAGTAACCTCCTTttagcctttttgtcaatatccatgttgtttttgcttaatgcttctctatgagtgtttggttttcaattgtgtcggatgttgattctttgttttcttgaaccctccaCTATGATTTATAgtgtgaatttttaccttgccttagaaagtatggagtattcttattatgatgatagttgtattcaagttggggagaggatgtttgcccatttatattgtggttggtatgaggttgtgaaaagaaaaagaaaaataaagaaaaaaatgtgaaaaagaaagaaaagaaaaataaagaaaaaagagaaattttttgaaatagaaaataacaaaaagagtatgaataagagtgtgctaattagtattgtgtttggtgtgaaacttgtgattAAGGAAGaaagttttgatttgaattttattgcttgaaactttgtggaagtaattactccctcaggtttaggcaagtttttgtttcgattagctttaggacttatcacttgtttgttaaccgagctacattacaaccttgaaagtccttgtgattcgtgttgttgcattttcaatactatttttggatgaacgcataattttgtctattgtttgcaagattgttgggtgtgtgtcaaagtcctcacctttcagtgtttttcatctaccgatgagtttttgctaggcgtggtTCGTGATTGAGcgtgttttgtttagaatgttttgtatgatttttgtacttaggattcgtttcattttcatttgtcgttgtaggattgtggtaagttttACTTTGTTTGTGCGTTTTTGGTTTGAACCctgcaattgtttcgttttctaaactttgttgattcttgattctttggatttttaccttTGATTCTTTAAGTTTGTTTgtccttgtttgaggacaaacaagttcaagttggggagattttg
This sequence is a window from Vicia villosa cultivar HV-30 ecotype Madison, WI unplaced genomic scaffold, Vvil1.0 ctg.004221F_1_1, whole genome shotgun sequence. Protein-coding genes within it:
- the LOC131641887 gene encoding uncharacterized protein LOC131641887, which encodes MAVITRKQLRRMTEATAESINTILPEELIIEILTRIDLTDPLQLRCVCKWWKSMVVDPQFVESYLHRSFSDIIDLTSTAMEHVESFGSHDFYAPNDVQDDDDDDGGGEEEDEDDEEAAELLVNKAAQLDDLLVMLQTMKSNLNTMKVDMIGLKKRMKSFESFLKVYLKSAPSSSSSV